One genomic region from Ornithinicoccus hortensis encodes:
- a CDS encoding GntP family permease has protein sequence MDTVVTESVPLTLIGFAAVIVVLFFLIAKYRWHVFIALLLPIVLFAFLPGVDRGAFVEAFTTGFGGTIEEIAVVIVLGSLIAELLKRSGGVERITDSMIRFVGRRRMPLALTLAGFVIGIAIFSDVGYVILNPLVHGAAIASGSTMGTMATGLVGAMQTTHAMVPPTPGPLAAAALVDADLGTVIVLGSAVTLVASLAGWGYAMLIGSRVTSPPSKEFLGESFVEKGQQLPPLGMSYAPIVVPLILIAGGSIANLTMEEGTTAHQLLTFISWPVFALGVGVVIAYILSIRMTGKKDSADRRDAWVEEALRGSAMIIMVTGLGGSLSEILKGTPAVDVIADGVASTGLPIIFLPFVLGIVGNIITGSTTVGVITAASITAPLLGQVDLSPEAAMLAAAAGSIIIKYVNSSYFWVCTSLSRMPLRSAMICYGGVTLVNGVVAMLGVLALWGTGVI, from the coding sequence GTGGACACAGTGGTCACCGAGAGCGTGCCCCTCACATTGATCGGATTTGCCGCGGTCATCGTGGTGCTGTTCTTCCTGATTGCCAAGTACCGATGGCACGTCTTCATCGCCCTGTTGCTACCCATCGTCCTCTTCGCCTTCCTTCCCGGGGTGGATCGGGGCGCGTTCGTCGAAGCCTTCACCACCGGATTCGGCGGGACGATTGAGGAGATCGCCGTCGTCATCGTGCTGGGCTCGCTGATCGCCGAGCTGTTGAAGCGGTCGGGTGGCGTGGAACGAATCACAGACTCGATGATCAGGTTTGTGGGTCGACGCCGGATGCCGCTCGCCCTGACCTTGGCGGGGTTCGTCATCGGGATTGCCATCTTCTCCGACGTCGGCTATGTCATCCTCAACCCACTCGTCCACGGGGCTGCCATCGCCAGCGGTAGCACCATGGGCACCATGGCCACCGGACTGGTTGGCGCCATGCAGACAACCCATGCGATGGTGCCTCCCACGCCGGGGCCCTTGGCAGCAGCCGCTCTGGTCGACGCCGACCTGGGCACGGTGATCGTTCTTGGCTCGGCTGTCACGCTGGTGGCCTCGCTTGCCGGTTGGGGTTACGCGATGCTCATCGGTAGCCGGGTGACCTCCCCCCCGTCGAAAGAGTTTCTTGGGGAGTCCTTCGTCGAGAAGGGCCAGCAGCTCCCGCCGCTGGGGATGTCGTATGCCCCCATCGTGGTGCCGCTCATCCTGATCGCCGGCGGCAGCATCGCAAACCTGACCATGGAGGAGGGCACCACGGCTCACCAGCTCCTGACATTCATCAGTTGGCCGGTGTTTGCCCTCGGCGTGGGCGTCGTCATCGCCTACATCCTGTCCATCAGGATGACAGGCAAGAAGGACTCGGCCGACCGACGGGACGCCTGGGTCGAAGAGGCCCTACGCGGCTCCGCCATGATCATCATGGTGACCGGGCTGGGTGGCTCCCTGAGCGAAATCCTGAAGGGCACCCCGGCCGTTGACGTCATCGCCGATGGAGTGGCGAGCACCGGTCTACCCATCATTTTCCTGCCCTTTGTCCTGGGGATCGTCGGCAACATCATCACCGGCTCCACCACTGTTGGCGTCATCACAGCGGCGTCCATCACGGCGCCGCTGCTGGGACAGGTCGACCTCTCCCCCGAGGCAGCGATGCTCGCAGCGGCCGCGGGTTCGATCATCATCAAGTATGTGAACTCCAGCTACTTCTGGGTCTGCACCTCACTGTCCCGGATGCCCCTGCGATCGGCAATGATCTGCTATGGCGGGGTGACCCTCGTCAACGGGGTTGTTGCGATGCTGGGGGTGCTCGCCCTGTGGGGCACCGGCGTCATTTGA
- a CDS encoding IclR family transcriptional regulator, with protein sequence MEQDKTDQGNPGIVRRATDLLAAFSAEDRSLTVAELARRAGLARSTAYRLVEQVVEVGLMERHGTRIQLGLRLYELGLQVPQQRTLRTAVSPYLHDLRDATRHTANLAVLDGADIVYVDRVPGPNAPPLPFRLGGRHVAHATAMGKAIMAHLEADELAAILPETLGAVTPRTTTDRATLTRELAKVRSNGLAIDHEETRLGVTCVGSPIFDRHGRVLAAISVTGLAGPAALGRYGPAVRMAALNATRFLQRTAIHAR encoded by the coding sequence GTGGAGCAGGACAAGACGGACCAGGGGAACCCAGGCATCGTGCGACGGGCGACCGACCTCCTGGCGGCCTTCTCCGCGGAGGACCGGTCCCTGACAGTGGCCGAACTGGCCCGTCGCGCCGGGCTCGCCCGGTCGACGGCCTACCGGCTCGTGGAGCAGGTGGTCGAGGTCGGGCTAATGGAGCGGCACGGGACCCGCATCCAGCTCGGGCTGCGCCTCTACGAGCTGGGTCTGCAGGTGCCGCAGCAGCGGACGCTGCGCACAGCGGTGAGTCCCTACCTGCACGACCTGCGGGACGCGACACGGCATACGGCCAACCTCGCGGTTCTGGACGGCGCGGACATCGTGTATGTCGACCGCGTCCCCGGGCCGAACGCCCCGCCATTGCCGTTCCGGCTCGGGGGCCGGCACGTGGCGCACGCGACCGCGATGGGCAAGGCCATCATGGCGCACCTGGAAGCCGACGAACTGGCGGCCATCCTCCCCGAGACCCTGGGGGCGGTGACCCCGCGGACGACAACCGACCGGGCGACGCTCACCCGGGAGCTCGCCAAGGTCCGGTCCAACGGTTTGGCGATCGACCACGAGGAGACCCGCCTGGGCGTCACCTGCGTCGGGAGCCCGATCTTCGACCGGCACGGGCGGGTCCTGGCGGCCATCTCGGTGACCGGCCTGGCCGGACCGGCCGCCCTCGGGCGATACGGTCCGGCCGTGCGGATGGCGGCGCTGAACGCCACGCGTTTCCTGCAACGCACTGCCATCCACGCGCGCTGA